GGGAGAAAACATTGATTACGTGTGAAACAACACTGACTCCAAACCATGAATGTACTTCTTATTTTAGTTTCCCATAAGCCTCCATTTAGGAGAATATATTAAACTCATTCTGATTAtgaataaattgaattaaaatgagtGCAATGCATCTAAAATTACATGGACACGTAaattgctgtgttttgtttgtgttgtgttgtgtttgactTCAAAGATCTTTTTTCCGCTGTAcaaatgtgtgtctctatgaaTATTTTTGATGGTTGACGATCTTGACTAAATATAGTCAACATCAACAATAAACACTAACATTTGTCCGCTGGGGGGCGCTAAATGATCACTGTTTGAGTCACATGACGTCAGGCTGTAAAATATCCATTCATAATGTTGTGGAGCGTAAAGTGCAggacggtaaaaaaaaaaatatgaacatCCATAAAGTGGTGTCCGTCGTATAGTCTGCTTGATTCATGTGAATGTAGCATTAGTCAGTCCTGGGGAGATGTTGTCAAGCTTGTGTTTCACAGGAATGCAGCAGACAGCAAACATGAACCTACCGGAAAGGGCCGCGGTGTGACCCCCGCCCCCGCTGACGGCCCGTAAAGCAGTGTGTTTTAGAGCGGCGGTGTCTGCGAGCCGGGGCTCCGACAGGTCCTCCACGTGCCCCTGTCCGAGCTGCCCGTAGCTGTTAGCTCCCTGACGGACACAATGTTCTCCACATTACTACAAGGTCATTATTAGGAGATGTCCGTTAAAAGAAGCTTACCGGCTCGTTGTTGTTCCTAGCGCGTTTTAGCCGGACCTTATTTGTCGGCTAACCGATTAGCTAAATTCAGCAAAAGTTCTATGCTAACTTCGCGCGTTGAAGTGTCACTATGCCGGTGGTAAGCATTTAAGATCATTTCACGACAAGGTCAGACATAAGCTACTTTTAGCACTTAAAAGGTGGATATAGAAACAAAACACTTACCCAAGAGTGCAAACAAAACTCCGTCCGCGGGCTCGTTTCCATGAGTGAAGTTGCATCATGATTTGCGACACTGTCGTAAAGCATGTTGTCTCGCAGCAAGCGGTTTGCGAATCGAATTTAAAGAAGTGACCGCTTTTGACAAGTATTTAAGAACACCACAAACAGTCCTTCAAATGACCGTGATGATGTATTAACACCTCTATTTACTATTGTCAGAGCACTTTTAAAGTTAAATAGATTGTATGAATTGGAACAAGGTGTAAAAGTATCCTAAATACTGGCAACTAGGTCTCGAATTAGATAAAGATCCTATTTAACATTacttgttttaatttgttttaaaaagttctCCTTTTTAGATTGACAGAAGTACTTTCTGTTCTGGTTCTGAAGGTGGGACGTCACGTAAAATACCTTGACGTGACGTGATGTGTATCCCAAATATAAACTTAACCAACACATTGAGCCAGTCACTGATTCAATGTCCAAGACACCAACGCCACAAATTTCCGTCAGTGTTATTCTATTTCAGAATGGAATTTTACATGGTTTTTGGCTCAACGGAATAATTATTCTTAGATACCATATAACATATGTTGCCATCACTTTCAATCCCCTTCTCTTATCACTCTTTTTCtccatgatcatcatcatccgcCTGATGCTCAGCATCCATAACCAAACCATACAAAGTGACAAACTACTGGTAACAAACTGTTTGACACACAaggtattttttattgtttttattgttttcatacaTAGCCTAATcataatgtatatatttctttacagtagaaaaataatgttttgattTCAGGAGCACTACAATTATTTTCACTTCCGAGAGGAGGAATTCAAAATCATCACTGTGAAATAAAATCGGTCAGGGTTAATGGGCCAGGTCGCACAGGAAAACAGCCCACAAAAAGGAACATGATACATAGACTGAAAGAATACAAACGAATTAATCTGATACATATCACTGTAGCGCGGAAGATTAAATGTGAGGAAGAATGACGTGGGAtacaaaacaattcaaatgatcATATACAACAGCAGAGTTAACTATAAGATGCGGAAAACACCTCCTGTGTTTGTAACAGCTGGGGATAAAAAGCTAATAAAGAACCACGAAAGCACGTTGACTGTTTGGGATTCAGAAGCCGACTGAGCAAAGAAAAGTGAACCGAAACCGAAACGGCGTCTCGCGTTCAGCGACTCCTCGGGTTTCTGCAACTTACGCACACATGAACATGAAGCGCGCCTCTGTAAATTGTACAAGCAATACACCTCGCAGTGGGGACAAAGCAGCGTTTTAACAAAAGAACATTCATTGTACTGACGAAGGGCGATACACAAGCAGTATCTctacagcgggggggggggggggggggaaataactTCAACTAATGGATAACTTGAACTTGAACGCGGGCGGTCAGATGCCCAGCTGCTTGTTCAGCCGGCTGAGGGCGTCGCCGACAATGTCGAGCTCGTGGCGAAGCTCCTCCACCACGCTGTTGATGCTGGGGGTGTCTTTTAGCACGTCCACACTCTGGGTGTAAGGGTTGTATCGGACTGTGAAGGGACGCTTGATGGTCTTGGCGAACTCCCTGAAATGAACGTAAATATCATTATTGAATAACGTGTTGTATTTAGAGGATTTTTGTCGGATGTATCGTGTCGCTCACCTCATCTTGACTTTGGCCTCCTCAAAGCTGTTTGACACAAAGTACACATCCTGAAATGTTGTGATGATGCACTCTTGCTTGGATGTAACTTTGGGGTCAAAGGGCATTATCCTTGCATTGCCGGATAGCGCATGCTGTAACAGAGAAACATAATTAAGATGAGATGAGATTGAGACACCAGCACACATTTGGGTCATTTCATTGAATGcaaatcattttgtattttggctACTTCAGATGAAAGAGTGGTTCTCTTAGAGAAACATCTATTGTTCTGTAATGATGACATTTAATTAAGGATTAAAATTTTCAATAATagctataaaaaaaatgatttgctaAATCCAGTATGTGTTTAAAGCAAAGTTTAATAGGTTTGGCTGGTTAGAAGGATGGAATATAGGTAATATACCGCTGGTACTTTTTTATATAATTGGTACATTTATGATAAATACAATTGGAAAATGTCACGTGGGACACTGTTCACATGCCCACAATATATGTTTTACCTTCAGCTCGCTGATAGAGGACAGCAGTCCTGCTCCATATGCTCGCAGCTGCCCTTCTTGCTTGCACAGGCCAAACTCCACCGTGAAGAAATAGCACTGTAACATAAACGCAAGCAATTACGAAAAATGTTCGAGATTGAAAAGTGGAGAGTATGAGCCTGAATTTTGTTTTGATCCGCGTAACTCACTGTGGCAAGTTTCTGAACCGAGTCGTCTGACGCCCCGAGCGATGCGAGACCGATCTCCTGTGAAAACTGGGCGAAGCTGGGCTCTGCCAGAAGTGGGACGTGACCCAGCAACTCGTGGCACGTGTCCCTTCGCGGTGAAAGAAAACCCAACATTACAACCCACAGCTTTATGTGAATAACCGCGTTTTACTTCGCTGCGCGTGACTCACGGCTCCGGGGTGTATAAGGGGTCGGAGCTGTGTCGCACATACTGAGTACAATGGAAAACCCGGAAGGCCAAACCAGCCAGGAAGTCCCGGGGGGACAGATATCCAGCCACCGGCCTGATGGTGAATCCGGTCCGCTCTGATGAGACAAGACGTTTGAAAGGCAGATGAGTGAATGACTGCTTTTACAAATCGgacaagatttgtttttgtattgtttattcATGCAAATTCCGATTTGCAAAAATCCCAAACCAATCCTACCCTTGAGGAAGCGTGATACGTCTTCCAGCTGAGGGATGTTGTCCTCCCGAAATTCACAGTATTTGGACAAGAGCGGCAGGTTCTTCAAGTATTCACGGCAGGCGTGGGTGGGGTACAACTTGTTGAGCTCCCTGTACACGACTCCCCAAGTCTTCAATTCTTCCTCGGTGAACTCAATACGAGGAATGGGATCCccgctgcagcaggagagaaTAATTACACGGGGATCAAGGAGAAACGGCCCGTTCAAATGTACAGCGAGAACTCACTGCTTAAAGGCCATGGCGAGATCAGCAAAGTACTTTCGCCTTTTGCGGTAGACGTTGTCCTTGAAACCCTGACGGAGAGCAAAATAAATACAGGTCAGGATCATTTCAATTCGTGGCTTTGCATTCATACAGGATGTGCCGACGTACCGGGTGATCGGCGTCCAACTCAGAGCCGTACATCAGGACACGGTTGGCACACTTGTCCAAGTCTGAAATCTTCTTTGGGAACCAGGGTACATTATACATTtctgaggaaagagaagaatgaATGAGTTTTTTCCTGACGATAAGGCCCGATGCGATACGTTTTCTAATGTGCCGTCTGAAGGATTTCCTTTACCTTCCTCGTCTAGACAGGAGTTATCTGGAGGGTCCATATCCACCACGTTCACATGCTTTCTGAGCAGCTGGATTATTTCGTTCAGTTGTTCGTGGTTGCTGTCGCAGTCCACAAAGATTTCAAACTCAGAGTTGCGTCGTTTGGATTTTCTGGACTCTATGTGAACGAGGTTCACCTGGTTTTCCTGGAAGGAGACATGAAGATTCATGAGTTATCAACAGCTTACTGGTATTTATGTCAATACAGGTATTGACATATGGTTGTATACTTTAGGGACTGTATTGATAGGACCAAGTAAATTGATCAGACCCATACCTGGAAGAGTTTGAGCGCCTTAACTAGTCCTCCCACTTCATTCTTGAGGGAAAAGATAATGGTCGCTCGTCCCTTCTCTgatgtattctttttttcagtgttttcttcaatttTTGTGAAGGTCGATTTGTTTATCTGAAAACCGATACGAAACACTCATTTTCATGTGTAACTGCAAGGAAGCGTCTTCATTCAACAGAACAATGCTAATGGGAACACATTCAACTCTTACCAAATGTTTAAATGCAAATGGGGATTATTTCATTTAGATGAAAGTGAATGCAAATTAAATTTTTTAGAGCCTAAAGGTAAAGAAGGAATTGCCAACAGAGAACTTCATGGCAGCGGCGTTGACAGTAGTGTGGAAACATTCTGTGCTGCTTAACTTCAGTAACCCTTTAAGAATGCGGCTAACGTGACTCAGTGACACACTCTGGGCAGGTAATGACTTGGAAGCACAACTCCTAATCACTTAAGAGCATCTTATACTAAACATGCAACACGCTCGAACACGACTAAGTAGCTCCGAGGCACCGAGAACTGCCGCGGGAtatttttgtccccccccctaaAACATGTAACGTGGGTTTGTTGCTTTACGTTGGCACTGATGAAAGCAGCTGACAGTGATGCGCTAGTTACATAAAGACAGGGCTGAGATTAGTGTCCTCGGGGCCAAACCCCCCCGCGGTGTGTTTCAGCACCCTGAACAGCGCTCTCGCGCTGACGCACCGGCTGTGCGCGCTGCACATGCGGAAAATTCCAGTAATCCTGAACGAGATCTCAGAAGCAGGACTTTAACACGCCATCGGCACAGAAAAGCTAATCTCTCCTGCTCGTTTAGTCTCGAGACACACCTGAATCCGACACTGCGCTTTATTCCCGTCGTCCAAACCACACAAATACACTTTGGAAATAGTATCTAATACTCCTATAGGGAATGATTTGTTGAATTAATTCAGCTGCCTACCATATTCCGCCCCTCGAGCACCGAGTAGACGGCGTGGCAGATCACTTTTCGGTTGACTCTTGTCGGTAGCATCCCTGAGAGCATTCGCACGGAGAGTGGATCAACACGCTCCGCAGGGTCAACTCCTCGCGTCTCGGTTTAACGAAGATGAACACGTCTGTGTCTCAAAGAATCGCCTTACTGCAATCTCATTTAGACAGAGGGGAAGCCGATCAGCTCTCTGCGTTGAGACCCCGGCAGACATTAGGCAACGTTTAATCACCGCGCGCGCGCCGCTTTTTACGCACGAGAGTTCCTCCTCAAATAGTTATTCCTTGACGTCAGAtttatggatttatttatttatgaacttaaaaaaaatatgcacGTAAAAGTTGATTTGAAACTAAATTGCCACCTGGTTACAGCTACACATTTCTTCATTGTGGGGAAGACATATTTCATTCTGTCAATACATTCCAGCAGAATTGTTGTCCTGAAATGCAGAAATCGTCCCGTGTTTAAGATGTTTGAGAGCCTGCAGGTGAAGGTCCCATCtaacacattttgaaaaagagaaTAAATCTATCAACGGCAGCAATTAGATCAATTAATTGTTACTACTACTTTCAACTAATGTGTCCTGTCAGCGTCATTTCCCGCGTGCGCAATGGAGACACCGCAGCGGGCAGGTTGATCGGTTTATCTTTAATCCCTTCTGTCTTTTACTGTGTAAATCAGTGAATGTTGAATACGGACGAGGAATAACGAGCCTCTTCGTTATATTATAAACTTGGGAGGTATTTCTCTTTAACCCTTTTATTCCTACGACGCAAATTAAACTGCAACAAAACGGCTTACATTAATCTGCACAGAAGAGTGCAAAGTGAAGGCTTATTTACTAAAACAAACCGGGTCGATGGTCTCAACACTTCACATGCAGAGAGAAACATCCTCATCTTCCTGTTTATAGAGACAAAGAAGCTCTTACCTCATTGTTCAGCAGTTTTTCTTCGTAGCCAATGTTCATGGAGTCAAAAGATCTTCCTCGACGTGGTCCTTCGTTTTTGTTTGAGTACATGTTAAAGACGACCGGGCTTTTTGTGTAGTTCTAACAGTTGAAGGATCTAGAGAGTCCCCGCTGTGCAAAGTGGGCTGTCTACCCCGAGAAGCAGCGCGCCTGGCTATTTATCCACGAGGagtgaaggggggagggggggggggtaatctgaCTGTGAGCAGCAAATGGAAAAAGAGAGGCACGGGTCACGTCGTTGGGGAGAAGGACCACCTTTTTATTTCACGTGAATCCCCGACATTCAATGAGATGGATGATGAATGACAAATCCTGATTTCACTGAATGAACGAAATACCAGATTGAACAGTTCTTTTTTTAGCACATTTCTATGTCTTtgagaaaaatacatattttgttaTGTCAGAGTCACCTGCAAGCATTTAACAATTCAAATACGATATGGAGAAATGTACTCCTTGTACTCCATGTTCTCCTCATATCGACCCACGCAGTTCATTCTCCTTGTTTGTTGACACCCTGAGACTAAGAGGAGGTCAAGGTTTAAGAGGATTCAAGCTGAGCCCACCTGCTCCGGGGATCCAAACGTGCACCTCAAAATCATCTGCACCGTATAATCTCCTCTGGGTTTTTGTGCACAAATAACCTGCACCTTTAACACCACGAGCCTTAGAAACAATCAGTGGAATAAGCTTGAGAGGTACATGCAGGCAGAATAAAGACGATGGAGCACTGAACTTAAAGAGGCCTCATTACTTTAGATAATACCACTGTTCTCTGTAAGCTGCAGTCACCTCTCAAGTAGGACGGGTGAGATGTCTTTAGTCCGTCAGCCACTATACCTTTAGATCCACTCAGTGAGACACGGCTGATACACATGCTGTCTGTCTCAGGGGGTCCCGGCCCGTGTCACTGGCGACACACACGCTTTACACAATGAAGGAAAATCCTTCCTCTCTGAAAACTGAATCCACATCCGAATCCCAGCGTGCTTCAGAATGGTGAAGTGCTGCACATTTATTGTGTGTCCACTCAGTCGCTTTTGGTGGTCAGTACAGACCAGCCCGTCACAGgagatttgatttaatttttaattCAACATGTATATCTCCTCTGAGCCACGTAAATGTTTGCATTGTAGCCAACATTGAATCTAATAGGAAAGGAGAGCATACAGTTTGTTTAACCGGTGagaggaaatgaatgaatgaatga
The DNA window shown above is from Gasterosteus aculeatus chromosome X, fGasAcu3.hap1.1, whole genome shotgun sequence and carries:
- the tph1a gene encoding tryptophan 5-hydroxylase 1a isoform X1, with translation MYSNKNEGPRRGRSFDSMNIGYEEKLLNNEINKSTFTKIEENTEKKNTSEKGRATIIFSLKNEVGGLVKALKLFQENQVNLVHIESRKSKRRNSEFEIFVDCDSNHEQLNEIIQLLRKHVNVVDMDPPDNSCLDEEEMYNVPWFPKKISDLDKCANRVLMYGSELDADHPGFKDNVYRKRRKYFADLAMAFKHGDPIPRIEFTEEELKTWGVVYRELNKLYPTHACREYLKNLPLLSKYCEFREDNIPQLEDVSRFLKERTGFTIRPVAGYLSPRDFLAGLAFRVFHCTQYVRHSSDPLYTPEPDTCHELLGHVPLLAEPSFAQFSQEIGLASLGASDDSVQKLATCYFFTVEFGLCKQEGQLRAYGAGLLSSISELKHALSGNARIMPFDPKVTSKQECIITTFQDVYFVSNSFEEAKVKMREFAKTIKRPFTVRYNPYTQSVDVLKDTPSINSVVEELRHELDIVGDALSRLNKQLGI
- the tph1a gene encoding tryptophan 5-hydroxylase 1a isoform X2 — protein: MLSGMLPTRVNRKVICHAVYSVLEGRNMINKSTFTKIEENTEKKNTSEKGRATIIFSLKNEVGGLVKALKLFQENQVNLVHIESRKSKRRNSEFEIFVDCDSNHEQLNEIIQLLRKHVNVVDMDPPDNSCLDEEEMYNVPWFPKKISDLDKCANRVLMYGSELDADHPGFKDNVYRKRRKYFADLAMAFKHGDPIPRIEFTEEELKTWGVVYRELNKLYPTHACREYLKNLPLLSKYCEFREDNIPQLEDVSRFLKERTGFTIRPVAGYLSPRDFLAGLAFRVFHCTQYVRHSSDPLYTPEPDTCHELLGHVPLLAEPSFAQFSQEIGLASLGASDDSVQKLATCYFFTVEFGLCKQEGQLRAYGAGLLSSISELKHALSGNARIMPFDPKVTSKQECIITTFQDVYFVSNSFEEAKVKMREFAKTIKRPFTVRYNPYTQSVDVLKDTPSINSVVEELRHELDIVGDALSRLNKQLGI